The sequence AAATAAAGAAGTATATACACTTACCAGCGTATACAATCAGCTTCGTGACCACTTCGACATCGTAGCGCACTCGCGGTTTTGTGAGCTTCATAAAGATTTCTCGTTTTTCGATTTCTTCCTCATTCTTCAGCGAGATATCACTTGTAAGATCCGTGTCACTTTCTGGTGGGGTTTCTACGCTGCCATCTAGGCCTCGAACGTTGCCGATTTCCATCATCTGCTCATAGGAATGGACGCGAGAAGCCATTGGCGTTGGTAAAAGGCCCGCTCCCAAAAGTGGTTGGCCTTTCTCGACCGCAGGCGTCACTGTTTGAGACGGAGAAGTCGATGACCATTCCAAATCTTCAAACACCGTGCCATCGGACGAGTTGACGCTTCCTCGTCGCCATCGATTGCGATACGCGAGTGTTTCGTAGGCATCCGAGGCAGATTGGGGACCGACCGAGACTGATCGTTTACGAGGGTGGGCCAAATTCTTGAGCATCTGTGGAAGCTGAGAAGCTGGTGGGATGACGTTGTCGTCATCACGCATGTTAGGAATCGATGTATACGATGAGGCGTTCAGAAAGAAGGCGCGGGGAAGGTTCATGCGGCCTCGTTCCAGCAAGCGGAACAGCGGTGGCAATGTCTTGAACAGTGCAGGCTTTGCTGTCGCCCTCCATACAAAGATGATGACAACACCAAGCAAGGTACGAATGATGGCCCTGGGCCATCCTATCTGGGCCAGCTCAAAGGGCACCGTCGAGGGGTACACATGGTTGATGGCAAACCCAGACTGCGCGTAATGCCATGCGCCGATGTTGATACCCACGACGACGCCAGAGAAGGCGACACTGTCGTCGAAACACGGACAATCATCAGCAGGCTCGGGGTGAATGCGGACCAGGACGAAAACAACGAGAGTGGCAACGACTACGTCTTTGTAGGATCCACTGAAGACCCACGAGTCGATCCAATCGCTGAGGGCCAGCTGGAAGACGGTGATGACAGCGCCAAGCATACTCCCGACCAGGACGTCGAGAAAGCCATGCATGCCGCAGTACAACCGGCCCACGATGATGGAGAGGGCGTAGAGGTAGAAGAGGGCGTGGAGAGCGGCGCTGACCCACGAGTTGTACTCGTCTGCTTGGCGCAGCATGTATATGGCGTAGAAGGTGACGGAGACGGCGTTTGTTGAATGCGAGGAGGGGAAGCCGTACTCGAGCGCAGCCGAGCCGGACATGGAGATACGGGCAAGGGGCGGCGACAGAGGGCGAGGCAGACATAGCATGTCTTTCAGGAAGCCGCTCCAGTAGATTCCCGCGGCGAGCATGAAGACGGTGCTGTACACGTCAGATGGGGCACCAGGGGCGGAGGAGTGGGTGGCAGGCCGCTGACGTACGCTCGGCCCAGGCTTGTATAGCCGCACCAGAACTGGATTGGCAGGAAGACCATGAAGAAGGTGTGGGTGCCCAGGTTGGCGGTGTAGGCGAAGTAGGTGTCGAGGGCGGGCGTGCGGGTGTTGGCTTGCATCCAGGCGAGCCACGGCGTCTCCCAGCGGACGATGGGTATGAGGCGCTGGCGCAGGGCATTGCGCCAGGCGGGCAGTCGTCGAGCATCTGTTCAGCGCTCAGCTTGCGTCTTGGTCGGTTCACGGCACAGTCGCAGCACGCACAGTGGTCGTGGTGTCGGTTCCCAGCGTCCAGCCGCTTCTCCTTGTGCGCCGGCGTGGACGGTGCAGCGAGCCGCGGCTCGGCTCTCACGCTCGCAGGCGCATCATGCGGGAGACTCATGGGGGCAGTCGGCGGGAGAGTGTCTCGAGGCAGCCAGGGCAATCATGGCCAGCCAGCACGGGCGGGGTGGAGCGTGGGCGGCCCTCGCTGGGTCTCGCTGGGTCTCGCTGGGCCTCGCTGGGTCGTCCCTCGCCGGGTCTAGCTGCGTTTTCCAGCGCGCGACAGGGGGGTCCGACGGTCGACGGTCGACGGTCGACGGTCGACTAGCGCCAGAGCGGTTGCCTGGGGAGAATGACGGCAACGCCAATATAAACAAGGCGGGCCTGATATGGGACGACTCGCAACCACACAGCTGCTCCAgcacccaccaccacccaaACTCGCCATCTGCATTGTTACCACGGTCCGCATTCCGAGGAGCATCCAACGTCGACTGCACTGCACCGCGCACCCACCGTCAACTGCACCGCCGTCAACTGCACCGCCGTCAACTGCACCGCCGTCAACTGCACCGCCGTCAACTGCACCGCCATCAACTGCACCGCCATCAACTGCACCGCCATCAACTGCACCGCGCACCCACCCACCCTCCGTCCACCCAGCTGCCCATCCTCCGTCATGGCCACCGCACCCTCGCAAAACTACGACTACCTGCGCCGCAAGCAGAGCACAAAAGCACCAGGCGCTACGACTATCACACCGGTCCGCAAACCCACACGCACACCCAGCGAGCGCAACAGCAATGGCACAGTCAGCTCATACGGCACAACGCAGACAAACAACACAAACATCACAGAGCCCCCGCAATTCTCCAAGAagctcgtcgtcgtcggcgacGGCGGTTGCGGCAAGACATGTCTGCTGATCAGCTACAGCTCCGGCAACTTTCCAGAGGTACGCCAGACAGCACCACTTCGCCTCGCTGCATTGCATCCTGCTGACCCTCCCAGAAATACGTGCCAACCGTGTTTGAGAACTACATCACCCAGACGCCGCATCTGCCCACCGGTAAGATGGTCGAGCTGGCGCTGTGGGATACTGCCGGACAGGAAGAATACGACCGCCTGCGACCGCTCTCCTACCCAGAAACTGACATCATCTTTGTTTGTTTCGCCATCGACTGCCCCAACTCGCTCGAAAATGTCATGGACAAGGTGCGCTACCCACTTCCTGCTTTTCCTCGCTTGCACTAACTCCTCTCAGTGGTACCCCGAGGTCCTCCACTTCTGCCCCACAACACCGCTGATGCTTCTTGGTCTCAAGTCCGATCTTCGCAACAAGAAGAACTGCATTGAGCTGCTCAAGACCCAAGGCCTGACGCCTGTCACACCGGACCAAGGCCGTGCTGTCGCCAAGAAGATGGGCGCCATGTACATGGAGTGCAGTAGTAAAGAGCAGGAGGGTGTCGAGGACATCTTCGACACAGCCGTCACCATCGCTGTCGGCGATGAGTGGAAGACACCAGCAGACATCCGCAGAGAGACCGTTTCATCGTCAGCACCTGGGCGGAGTCCCACCTCCATGTCCGACATGCCTGTTaagaaacag is a genomic window of Ascochyta rabiei chromosome 16, complete sequence containing:
- a CDS encoding Long-chain base-1-phosphate phosphatase, with the translated sequence MSLPHDAPASVRAEPRLAAPSTPAHKEKRLDAGNRHHDHYARRLPAWRNALRQRLIPIVRWETPWLAWMQANTRTPALDTYFAYTANLGTHTFFMVFLPIQFWCGYTSLGRATVFMLAAGIYWSGFLKDMLCLPRPLSPPLARISMSGSAALEYGFPSSHSTNAVSVTFYAIYMLRQADEYNSWVSAALHALFYLYALSIIVGRLYCGMHGFLDVLVGSMLGAVITVFQLALSDWIDSWVFSGSYKDVVVATLVVFVLVRIHPEPADDCPCFDDSVAFSGVVVGINIGAWHYAQSGFAINHVYPSTVPFELAQIGWPRAIIRTLLGVVIIFVWRATAKPALFKTLPPLFRLLERGRMNLPRAFFLNASSYTSIPNMRDDDNVIPPASQLPQMLKNLAHPRKRSVSVGPQSASDAYETLAYRNRWRRGSVNSSDGTVFEDLEWSSTSPSQTVTPAVEKGQPLLGAGLLPTPMASRVHSYEQMMEIGNVRGLDGSVETPPESDTDLTSDISLKNEEEIEKREIFMKLTKPRVRYDVEVVTKLIVYAGIGWLAVGIDPIIFEMVGLGMGIRP
- a CDS encoding RHO4 protein; translated protein: MATAPSQNYDYLRRKQSTKAPGATTITPTNNTNITEPPQFSKKLVVVGDGGCGKTCLLISYSSGNFPEKYVPTVFENYITQTPHLPTGKMVELALWDTAGQEEYDRLRPLSYPETDIIFVCFAIDCPNSLENVMDKWYPEVLHFCPTTPLMLLGLKSDLRNKKNCIELLKTQGLTPVTPDQGRAVAKKMGAMYMECSSKEQEGVEDIFDTAVTIAVGDEWKTPADIRRETVSSSAPGRSPTSMSDMPVKKQKKSKGCTIL
- a CDS encoding RHO4 protein, variant 2, producing MATAPSQNYDYLRRKQSTKAPGATTITPVRKPTRTPSERNSNGTVSSYGTTQTNNTNITEPPQFSKKLVVVGDGGCGKTCLLISYSSGNFPEKYVPTVFENYITQTPHLPTGKMVELALWDTAGQEEYDRLRPLSYPETDIIFVCFAIDCPNSLENVMDKWYPEVLHFCPTTPLMLLGLKSDLRNKKNCIELLKTQGLTPVTPDQGRAVAKKMGAMYMECSSKEQEGVEDIFDTAVTIAVGDEWKTPADIRRETVSSSAPGRSPTSMSDMPVKKQKKSKGCTIL